From Amaranthus tricolor cultivar Red isolate AtriRed21 chromosome 4, ASM2621246v1, whole genome shotgun sequence:
TGTTTTGTATCAAAAGATGAGAATCCATCACTATGACTAAAACAAGCCATACAAATAAGCAAATCTTTTGTTTTCTCATTAAATCGATTGTCAAGTTCTTGTAATTGTAGATCAATCACACTTAGAAAAACTTCAACttgataatgatgaagatttgTCACCCGAGGAGCTTTACCACGAACCATCCTCCTTCCACCTCCAATGTGACTAGAATACAAGTCCACCATATTGGGAATATCACAATCATACTCAGTCATGAATGAAATAACTTTATTCAAGTGATTTTCCCAACCATTATCTCGTAGTTCTTGCAAATCCTTTTTTGTTCCATCAACCAAACTCATTGCAAGAACTATATCTTGATCCATTTTTTGCAAGCTCACATTCAATGAATTCGTCAATCCAAATATAGTTCCCATCAAATGTACTATAAAAATGAAATCAAATGACATCAACATACCTATGATTGAATATGCCTTTGTCCTATCAGCCTCATGAGCAACTGCAATGGCTTCAAGGGACTCCAAGATTGGTCAAAACAAACCACGCACGTTTTTAATGCATTTAAAGTAAGTGCTCCAACGAGTATCACCTAGTCGAATTAAGCCAAACTCTTGATTCAAACCACTTCCTGACTCAATATCACCTAATGACAATGCCTCAGCAATACAAGatatttgtttttcacgaagaAACTCTTTTCGTTTAGGTGAGCCATGTTTTGTATTTATCAAACCATTTTGGATTAAATCTACAGTTTTTTATCCCAAAACTTTGTCAATTTAAATTCATGTTTATAAGGTTGACAAAGATCTCTTGAACAATATTCTCTTCTAACAATATCGCGGTCACTTGGGTGAAATTGAGACACTCTTCTCCTTTTTCCGAGGTCTTGAGGAAGATTCAAAACATCAATGGAAGTTAATCTTTCTTCATATGTTGGGGTTGGGGATttgaaatttgtattagtttcaatagtttcactttctttctctttatcTTGAGAAGAAGGAATAGATGATAGAGCAGGAGTAGGATTATTTGATTGTGCCTGTGCTTGTGCTTGACTTTGTTGAGTTGGATTAAACTTTTTCCCACTTTCTTTTCTAATATGTTTTGCAAAAATAAAAGCAATATTCTCTTGTTTTCTCttcattattttgatttttgaattctaGCAAGAACATTAATATACATAGTCAACATAGAacacattaacaaataacaattaaaaaatattcaatatttcttattcaaagaggatataaaaaaaattcaaaaacaacatttcaacttttcaaaattcaaattacaaacacattaacaatttaacattaacaaattttcaatcactcaaacaacataaacaaaaaaaaattcaagaaacaacattctaacaaaattcaaaaatcaagatttaaaaataaatgttaaaacaacaagtcaacaagattaagaatttaagattaacactaagattaaagattagaacaagattaatattaggatttaggataaagagtgaaaataccttaaactaaatcaaaaatttCGATTTTTAAGGATTAGGGTTTGTCAACCTTCGAGTTCGACTGTGTCTGTGTTCGATTCGAACAACCCACAGCAGCAGTGCAGCACCGACAAGGCGACAACGTCAAAGGCTCAAAGCACCAGGCAGCAGCCGGCGGTGGCGTGGTGCGGGAGTGCGGCAGCGACAGTGGAGGTGGAGGAAGAGTTGTGTATagtttttagggttagagtGAAAAAAGAGAGCTGAGAGGCGTGAGAGCAAGACAGGGAATTGACTAAATGAGGCCCtgttttcgatttttttttttaattcaggTGGGGCACGTGCCCGGGGGTACCTGTACGTAGATCAATACACATAAATTCCAACACACAAAATACACCAAAAATGGATAATTACAAAGAcaatattaaataaagaaaataaataagcttaaaaacaaaacacatttggaataaataaataacagttaaaataatcaaaacccTACTTAAgaagaataatatataaaaaaacagtAAGAGATAGGAATGTGAAATGTATACCCGGTAAAGATGAACGGAAACAATTGAGTTATTAGAGATTAAAAATCGATCGAAGACATAGATAGACGGCAGTAGGTCACTTGCGGCGGTGGCTAGGGTGGTGACTGGTGGAAGATATTTCAGGTTTAAGGAATAAAGAGAAAAGGCAGAACATAAGATAATCagggaaggaaaggaagggaagggaagggaagggaagtaGTTGGTTAGTGGCACGTTTCAAtccacttaaataaaattttgagttaattttgtttttaaattatcTTTGTTAGGTGGTGCCACCTATTTAAATCCGCCTATGCACCCAATTCGATtatttttgtaatcatagtGTGAAATTATGCCAACCCCAATCTTTTGGTGTAAAAGCTCTAGCATTATCATATAATGTGAAATTATCTTGTTAAATTTAAGTTATTAAGCCATTGAGCATGCAAATTGCAAATAATCAAACACCAATTCATGATCATTATTGTATAATGTGAAATTAACTTGTTAAGTGAGACGGGCCTCTATTTAACATATTTTGAAAGATggattttataataatttttttggggTGTTTGCTTTATGGAATATCTTTCCCATGCACAACTTGATCgaaaaatattttaacattttcctccaaaattgacaaaaaataattttcctcTATTCTAAAGTAGAGGTGTTTAATGGGTCGGGCTCAAATAAAAATATGTCGGGTTGGGCCGTgtctttattaaaaataaaatgggtCCAAACCTCCTGATCCGGCCCATTTATAAATTTGTCTTCatgaattttcattaaaataaacatgtttgattgaaataaatgtcctacaattttattatttgcatttgtccattataattaaattataaactattataaattatattgtatcACAACTAaagcgaaaatttgaaaagagtAAGCAATttctaaaaatcttaaaaaaagtcaaataataaGTAACTTATGAACTTAATTCCCATAATAAGCACTTTTTGTCCACAACACAGGTTCGGTGTTAttcgttgttattaacagcCAACAAAGAAgcttggtcaaaaaagtcaaggtCTTTGTTCGTTGtaagtaacaacgaacaaagattTTGACCATTTTTGACCATacttctttgttcgctgttagtaatatcGAACAATTACAAGGCTAATTACTTACTTATTCCAATTTTAATTGCTATTTTAGGCTAATTACTtgcttgttttaattttaattgttattttcttgGGCCATGTAAATTTTACAAGGCTTATTTTTAGGCTTTTCGTAGCTTTTTAATGAAAGGGAAGTTAATTTTAGGTCCTTAATTTCATGATTATCAACTTTTCCaaaatttttaggaaataaaataggaaaggtaattttagggtttttaattaaaataattattaaaaagctaggttattttaatattaaactaaaaattacttcctaatttatttcctaaaaatttggGAAAGATGATAATCATGGGATTAAGGGCCTAAAATTAATTTCcctattattttaaaagtaacgcgttattttctataattaatAAGCCTAAATATAAGTCTTGTAAAATTGACATGACCCAAggaaaataacaattaaattgaAACAAGCAAGTAATTACCCTAGAAAATAGCAATTAAATTTGGAACAAACTAGTAATTAGTCTTGTAATTGTTCCCTGTTACTAATAGCAAACAAAAAAGCTTGGTCAAAAATAGTCAaaatctttgttcgctgttacgcGAACAAAGaccttgacttttttgaccaagcttctttgttcgctgttaataacggCAAACAACACCGAATTTGTGCTTTGggcaaaaaatgcttattttgggaattaagttcaTTAATTGCTtacttttttgacttttttttatatgaaattgcttattcttttcaaattttcaactaaagtaaatttaaaaataacaaaggCCCATTTAAAGCCTATGTAAAGCCCATTTTAAGCCCAATctattttcaaaacaaaatgcTATTAAAAACCTAGCCCATCTCAAGTCCGACTCATTTAAAACCCGCTTTTTAAAGGGCCAAATTAGGGCCCTCAAAGGGCTTCCGGCCCATGTCACACCCCTATTCCCATCTCCCAAGCGTCTCTAATCTCTGCATCaaactaaatgaaaaaaattaaatatcatttacaatttccattaaaaaataattttcataaaaaaacttACCATACATTCTCATAGTATCATCATTCatcaaaaacttaataaaacagcaatataaacaaaaataggATTACTGAAAATTAAAATTCCAATCAGAAACCAAAAACAATTTCAAGTTTATGCAACtaaaaattgaatttcaaaGAGCAATGATAAAATTACAAAATGacaaatatttttatgaaaatcaTTTTTTCTCAACAGCTTTATAGtgatttttttcgtttttcacatcgagataaatatttttaatatacaaatataaattaaaaagaacaaGAATTGCACCAGACAAAATTATTAAGGTTGATAATTATACttgaaaaatctaaaaaaacaaatgagaagTTAGATTCTCAAACTTTGACAAAAAGTAAaactcaatttaattattaaatttaaaaattaaaattaagaataagagCATATGAATtcagaaaattaataaaaaaatttaagaaaacaaaCTTTTTCAACGACGGAGAGGTAGGCGTGACAGGGAGCGGTTTCTTTTATTGTTCGTGACTGCCTACTAGTTTGTGGAAgagtataaaattaatttactcTTTTCTACTATTTTTTCAACAATGCATATAgcctatttattttgtttatatggCCGGcccaaaatttataaataaaaaaaaaaactcaaaattaaaaatgCAAAAGTTACTTACAAATATTTCAATgttaattacttaaaaatattaacGAATTTTTTAATAAGACCGTCTTAATATGGCTTGAcccaaattttaatttcttaaaatttaataaaaaaactgtcTTTATTTAGCTAAGTAAGTTCAATTTGGAGCTGTTTGTATGTGCCCATATCacagtgagacgatctcatacaagactttctGAATATTTAATTGTAGCCACCTGATATCTGATGATTAAATACcgaaaaaaaattcttattacGGTCGATAacagtaaaattaaaaataataataaacctaccaaaaaaaataatggaaATTGATTCACAAAACTAATGCCATAAAAACCGACATAAAAATTTGTCAACATTGATCACTGTGAGACGGGCTCATATAAGCAGCCCATAATTAAACTTATATAGCATTTAGCTAAATAAAAACAGACGGTCTTATTAAAGAATTtgtcttaaatatttttttgtcttgaattggtattaattaattataatagacGAGATAGGTTCCCATGCAAAGCAcggtttattaattatttaaataaaaattattaatcttCTATATGTAATTATACGacttttaaatgattattttatagCAATGGTACAATTCccagaaatataaaaaataaaaaaaaacattcgaATCAAAATAAGTAATAGAATTGGAATAAAAAACTTTTCGATGTAGTGACAGTGTTCAAATCTTCTATTGCTTTAACATATAGTACGATTATATGACTCTTAAATCATTGTTTTATAGCAATGGTACAATGCTcggtaatatataaaataaaaaataaaaaataaaaaataaaaaaaatattattatcaaaataaataaataaaataaataataaaattatcaataaaacttatttagttaacaaaaatatttgacCTTGCAAGTGTTCCCATCGCCATTAGCGTATGAATAttcaatctaaaattaaaattaattaaaatggtCTAAATAATATGATTGGAGAAAAATACTTTTCTTGTTGTAGTGACATATGTTCAAATCTTCTATTGCTTTATTATATAGTATAATGTATTGATAGATagataaatgatgaattaataaaattaaagataaaaaattacctaaaataaaatttaagtagTAGAATTTAGAAGAAAAACTTTGTTATTGTTGCAGTGACACGTGTtcaagtttttttattatttagtttataatatgATGGGCACTTCATGACACATGCTCTATAGGTTCATGACACGTGCTCCATAGgtcatttaaaagaaaaaatttcaaaaaattggcACGCGACATCAGAATTCTCTAAATACTATTCTCCCTTCTTTCTCTTAAAGATAAAACAGAAATAACCTAAAACTGCCGCCACCACAGCCTAGCCGTCGCCTGTTACTTCCGTCTGTCGCCGCCGACGCCTGCCCTAGACACAGCCGCCAGTAGTTAGTCGCCTGTCCGGTGCCGACTGTCGTGTCGTTGTCTGTCTCACAaaacaaaaaccttaaaaataaaaattttgattttttaaggtattttcacttctaatcttaatttttatgttctaatctttaatctaatcttaaattcttaatattgatggtataatttttaattttaatcttaatcttgatTCTTGAATTATGTTAAGActttatttcttgattttttttgtttatcttttttgaataattgaatattatatttattagtgttaatgtgtttgtaatGAATTTGAGATTTAACTCTCTTGTGATTTTGTTGTCATTTGTCTGATGTTCTTCACCGTCTTtgccattttttaatttttttttgtgatgtTCTTGTATTTTTGGAATCTTTTTGTTAAAGTTAATTCACCCATTTTCGGTTGAACTTTGTTTGAATTTGTAAAAGTATCCGGCTTATCTGAATTAATTTTTCCTCCATTTTGTGAAACACTATTATTTTGAACGCAATTCAAATGATACTAGAATAATTGTATTTAGTTTTATAGATTTGTGCTGCTTTATGtatgatatatttttaaattttttttttaaagaacaccaatgtagaatttttttttctttattaacaCTATATGGGCAAATTATTCTTTATATCTACATACAAATTTATTTTCCCAACTCAAAAACAgtctaaaattcaaatttttttttttaaaaaaaattcaattttgaccttataAGTATCAATTctgacattaaagtgatcaatttcaacttaatgtaaatcttaagaagattaattaaaataaaaaatttcaattttaacctagaactgattgttaattttgaaattaaagtgatcaatttctacctacaaattttataaccttaaatggatcagttttgtaaagtttttaatttCGATGTTGAAGTGATGAATTCATATGTTATAGTGATAATTATATCTAAAGTGGTCAATTAAATGATTAGttatattataacttttaaagaaatctaaaaaaaaattcaattttgtcTTTCTAATAAAAgaatcaattttgacattaaatatatcaatttctacacaatcaattataatcttaaatggatcaatttttttaaagtcttcaaTTTCAACGTGAAAGTGATCAATCAAGACCTTAAtgtgatcaattatatataaaatgattgattaaatgatcaaatataatttataaaaaaattaattttgatcaaaaagaaattattatgacctaaaataaattaattattaatcgcgcatttaaaaaaaaactaattggaCTATTGATCTCAAAATGAAACAGTGGCTCACAAGATTTGTTGTTATgtttcataaaattatttatagtttttctCTTTGTTCTCCACCAAATCAATCTTGctctaatttaattttcactCTTAAACTTACAAAGAAATTGTACGTTATGATATAAGTAAAGTCTTATTTGAAGTGATTTCTTCATTGTTAAATTtgaacttttaatttataattttgagaAGGTTTCctattcaaattaaattatgttcgcgctttttatttttagtcctGGTCGACTTAATTGgtttttattcatatatttctCATGTAATTATTTCATTGGGATATCATTATCCAATTTCTTGTTTAACGAGTACATTCGAATATCGACTTTTGGATAGTATTTTAAAGTATTAAGGTAAATGTTTAACTATTTAAATAAGTACTCTTTTCGTTTTgtaatgttttttctatttactttactttgagtcttaatatctgtaaatatgcattataaaaaattataaaaaatatataattaaaaagtatactttaagacgaatctaacaagatctcacatggatatattttatcatctgtacatgtcttaaaaattttaatcaagtTTCTCTCttcaaaatagaatattctaaatgggaagaacattaagaaacgaagggagtattttttaagtATTAGAGTATATACTTTTACATATTAAAAGTATGTGTTTGAACTATTTAAAGTAGGTATTTTTAAGTATAATAGTAAGAATTTTCAAGTACTCAAGTAGATGTCTAAAGtatttaaagtaattatttaatctaatcttaaattcttaatcttaatggtctaatctttaattttaatcttaatcttgatTCTTGAATTATGTTAAGATgttatttcttgatttttttttatcttctttaAATAATTGAATATGTTGTTCACCTTATAATGTTTTCGTAATTCTGAAATCTTTTTGTTCAAGTTTATCATTAGTGTCAAAGCTAATTCACCCAATTTCGGTTGACTTTAACTTTGTTTGAATTTGTAAAAGTAGTAGAATTTGGAGGAAAAACGTTATAGTAATACGTGATCAAGATTTTTATTGCTTTAGTTTATAGTATTTTCAAGATCTTAAAAGATTATCTCCTTTGCTTCCGCCTTCTATTATGTGACATTTTCATTCAAAGTTGGTTGGTTttggttctttattgttaaATGACTATCTATATACAATTGATTATATTGCTTCATATAATGAATCTTTGCAATTATCTTCAAGAGGAATAAAAAGAAAGGCAATTAATGAAAATTCAGCGTCATTATGGCACAAGAGCTTGGGTCATATCTCTAGAAGAAGAATAGAAAGGCTTGTGTCTGATGGCATTTTAGGAACTTTGATTTTCACAGGCATGGATGTGTGTGTTGAATGTATTAAAGGAATTCAATCTAATCAAAGGAGATATGATGCCAGTAGGTCTTTAGATGTCTTAGAACTTATTCACACAAATATTTGTGGTCCATTTCCAAGTCCTTCTTGCAATGGACAACTATATTTTATCACGTTCATAGATGATTATTCCAGATATGGCCATATATATCTCATTCATGAAAAGGCTCAATCACTAGACgtgttaaaaaattataagcCTGAAGTTGAAAATCAACTTAACAAAAGGATTACATCCATTAGATCTGATTGTGGGGGTGAATACTATGGTCGTTATGACGGTTTAGGTGAACAACGTCCAAGGCCTTTTGCTAAATTCCTAGAGAAATGTGGTATTGTTCCTCAGTACACCATGACTGGTACTCCAACTATGACTGGTGTTGCTGAGAGACGAAATAACTCTTAAGGAAATGGTAAGGAGCATGATTAGTCATTTTACCTTACTAGAGTCACTCAAGGGAGAAACACTTAAGACTGCAACTTATATTCTGAATAGAGTACCAACAAAAGTGATTAATAATAAGACCCCATATGAACTGTGGACCGGCAAAATGCCGAGCCTAgctaaatcattttcatatttaGGGATGTCCAACTGAGGCACGACCTTACAGgcctaataaaaagaaattggaTTTCAGAACAATTAGTTGTTATTTTGTTGGTTACTCGGAAAAGTCAAT
This genomic window contains:
- the LOC130810745 gene encoding uncharacterized protein LOC130810745, with the protein product MKRKQENIAFIFAKHIRKESGKKFNPTQQSQAQAQAQSNNPTPALSSIPSSQDKEKESETIETNTNFKSPTPTYEERLTSIDVLNLPQDLGKRRRVSQFHPNLIQNGLINTKHGSPKRKEFLREKQISCIAEALSLGDIESGSGLNQEFGLIRLAIAVAHEADRTKAYSIIGMLMSFDFIFIVHLMGTIFGLTNSLNVSLQKMDQDIVLAMSLVDGTKKDLQELRDNGWENHLNKVISFMTEYDCDIPNMVDLYSSHIGGGRRMVRGKAPRVTNLHHYQVEVFLSVIDLQLQELDNRFNEKTKDLLICMACFSHSDGFSSFDTKQLLNLAKFYPNEFPNEDLIFFEESLISYIGDVRNDERFLDVKTLNELSLKLVETRKHETHSDVYKLLKLVLLLPVMTTSVERSFSGMNHIKSKVRNSMGEQLLNDCMISILEKDLFLNVSNDAMVH